In the Lysinibacillus sp. PLM2 genome, one interval contains:
- a CDS encoding GntR family transcriptional regulator, producing the protein MNLNADSTTPIYVQIADWIENEILADRLTTDGKVFSQYQLAEMFNINPATAGKGLTILLESNILYKKRGLGMFVQEGAKELILAKRRDEKLSMLAKEIVLEAKRLFVSDEELINLIKKVQREG; encoded by the coding sequence TTGAATCTTAATGCTGATAGTACAACACCTATTTATGTTCAAATCGCGGATTGGATTGAAAATGAAATATTAGCGGACCGACTCACAACAGATGGAAAAGTATTTTCTCAGTATCAACTAGCAGAAATGTTTAATATTAATCCAGCAACTGCTGGTAAAGGACTAACGATATTACTTGAGAGCAACATTTTGTACAAAAAAAGGGGACTTGGCATGTTTGTTCAGGAAGGTGCAAAGGAATTAATTTTAGCAAAGAGAAGGGATGAAAAATTATCCATGCTTGCTAAAGAAATCGTATTAGAGGCAAAGAGATTATTTGTTTCAGATGAGGAGTTAATTAATTTAATTAAAAAGGTGCAAAGGGAGGGGTAA
- a CDS encoding ABC transporter, with amino-acid sequence MSVIVCKEVTKNFKGTGVLKNLSCSIDEKKIIGLIGRNGVGKSTLLKILSGHLKQTKGSVEIFGEQPFNNLKVAANLIFIEDTMSFPPIFTLDEIFKMAKDFYIDWNDELARRLLAYANISEKAHHYSLSKGQKSTFNLIYGLATRCKITLLDEPMNGMDESIRFDMYRAILKEYIAFPRTMIISSHYLQEIEHLLEEILLIDQGQVILHAPLEEVKELFVKLVGSKELIKDIIKNTEIVFEKEAAIRSEVVIETTTMNNYKEQLMNAGISIHPVSASEVYQYLTKSTKGGIDDVFK; translated from the coding sequence ATGTCTGTTATAGTATGTAAGGAAGTAACGAAAAACTTTAAAGGTACTGGAGTTTTAAAGAATCTATCTTGTTCCATAGACGAAAAGAAAATCATCGGGCTAATAGGACGAAATGGTGTGGGGAAATCAACATTACTTAAAATATTATCAGGACATTTGAAACAAACGAAAGGTTCTGTCGAAATTTTCGGTGAACAGCCCTTTAATAACTTAAAGGTTGCTGCAAATTTAATCTTTATTGAAGATACGATGTCCTTTCCTCCTATTTTTACATTAGATGAGATTTTTAAAATGGCAAAGGACTTTTATATTGACTGGAATGATGAATTGGCACGCCGACTACTTGCTTATGCAAATATTTCTGAAAAGGCTCATCATTATAGTTTATCAAAGGGGCAGAAATCAACATTTAACTTAATCTACGGACTTGCGACTAGATGTAAAATCACATTATTAGATGAGCCGATGAATGGAATGGATGAGTCGATTCGTTTTGACATGTATCGTGCCATTTTAAAAGAATATATCGCATTCCCAAGAACCATGATTATCTCCAGCCATTACCTACAGGAGATTGAACATCTACTAGAAGAAATTTTATTAATAGATCAAGGGCAAGTCATCCTACATGCGCCTCTAGAGGAGGTTAAGGAACTTTTTGTAAAATTAGTTGGTTCTAAAGAGCTAATAAAAGATATTATTAAAAACACAGAAATTGTATTTGAAAAAGAAGCTGCAATCAGAAGTGAAGTAGTAATTGAAACAACTACAATGAATAACTATAAAGAACAATTAATGAATGCAGGTATTTCCATTCATCCCGTATCTGCAAGCGAAGTTTATCAATATTTAACTAAATCAACGAAGGGAGGAATTGATGATGTCTTTAAATAG
- a CDS encoding phosphoesterase, with product MKKLLKLIILVIGAYIFLYVNNNWIVITEHVFESQKVPKSFDGFRITQVSDLHDAVFGDRQEKLIEKVRATNPDVIFITGDLIDSNRYDLEQSLDAVRAFVQIADVYYVIGNHEVAINQLDEIYGALRKLGVIILPNITSTIERNGEILNIIGIEDPLNGHETQFMLDVARSNEKESTLQILLAHRPEYFETYVKNDLDIVFSGHAHGGQVRIPFVGGLVAPGQGILPTYTAGSYIEDDTTMYVSRGLGNSGVPYRIFNLPEIVVVELRTAK from the coding sequence TTGAAAAAGTTATTAAAATTAATTATCCTAGTGATAGGGGCTTATATATTCTTATATGTGAATAATAATTGGATTGTCATAACAGAGCATGTTTTCGAATCTCAAAAAGTACCTAAAAGTTTTGATGGTTTTCGTATAACCCAAGTATCTGATTTACATGATGCAGTTTTCGGAGATAGACAAGAGAAACTCATTGAAAAAGTACGGGCTACCAATCCAGATGTTATTTTTATAACGGGTGATCTCATTGATAGTAACCGATATGACTTGGAACAAAGTTTAGATGCCGTAAGAGCGTTTGTTCAAATAGCAGATGTGTATTATGTAATAGGAAATCATGAAGTTGCCATTAATCAATTAGATGAGATATATGGTGCATTGAGAAAACTTGGTGTTATTATATTACCCAATATAACGTCTACCATTGAACGGAACGGGGAAATATTAAATATCATAGGTATTGAAGATCCATTGAACGGACACGAAACACAATTTATGTTAGACGTTGCGCGGTCTAATGAAAAAGAAAGCACACTACAGATACTATTAGCACATCGACCCGAATACTTCGAAACGTATGTCAAGAACGATTTAGACATTGTATTCTCAGGTCATGCACATGGTGGGCAAGTACGTATTCCATTTGTAGGTGGGCTTGTAGCACCTGGGCAAGGCATTCTACCAACGTATACTGCAGGTTCTTATATAGAGGATGACACTACAATGTATGTCAGCAGAGGGCTCGGCAATAGTGGAGTACCTTACCGAATCTTTAATTTACCAGAAATTGTAGTTGTCGAACTAAGAACTGCAAAATAA
- the alaS_1 gene encoding alanyl-tRNA editing protein — protein MRNLFYYQDSMIKDFTANIVRTGMEEDGRPFIVLSNTAFYPTGGGQPHDTGKIEDLDVIDVEKIENEIRHYVNADPSALPNEVKGTVDWARRFDHMQQHCGQHILSAAFVELFDFSTVSFHLGSELVTIDLNTNMITDEQLSLAENRANEIILENRPIETRWISKSELSQYPLRKDVTVDEDIRLVIIPDFDYNGCGGTHPSSTGQVSLLKIMDIEKMKNNIRISFVCGNRVLKQLAMRKQVLSAVARSLSVPEEDAADAVNKLLKDSKATEKALGEAQESLLTFEGKELMSQSDKKIIAKAFKNRTIQELQKLGRYIVSENDKIVALLVAENEDKLQFVAASGKNAGKSMKELSANVLPLINGKGGGKDFFVQGGGEKMISANDLLTRMENLLKEASS, from the coding sequence ATGCGAAATTTATTTTATTATCAAGATTCTATGATAAAAGATTTTACTGCAAACATTGTTCGAACTGGAATGGAGGAAGATGGTAGACCATTTATTGTTTTGTCTAATACTGCCTTTTATCCGACTGGAGGTGGACAACCACACGATACAGGGAAAATTGAGGATTTGGATGTAATTGATGTAGAAAAGATAGAAAATGAAATCCGCCATTACGTAAATGCTGACCCTTCAGCTTTACCAAATGAAGTAAAAGGAACAGTTGATTGGGCTCGTCGATTTGACCATATGCAACAACATTGCGGCCAACACATTTTATCAGCAGCATTTGTTGAATTATTTGATTTCTCCACTGTAAGCTTCCACTTAGGTTCTGAGCTTGTGACCATCGATTTAAATACAAATATGATTACAGATGAACAACTTTCTCTTGCTGAAAATCGCGCTAATGAAATTATATTAGAAAATCGACCAATTGAAACAAGATGGATATCAAAATCAGAATTATCCCAATATCCTTTACGAAAGGATGTTACTGTAGATGAAGATATTCGGTTAGTCATCATTCCGGACTTTGACTATAACGGCTGTGGTGGAACACATCCCTCTTCAACAGGGCAAGTAAGTTTACTAAAGATAATGGACATTGAAAAAATGAAAAATAATATTCGAATTTCCTTTGTTTGTGGGAACCGTGTATTAAAGCAGTTAGCAATGAGAAAACAAGTTTTATCGGCAGTCGCAAGAAGCTTAAGTGTACCAGAAGAAGATGCAGCGGATGCAGTAAATAAATTATTGAAGGATTCAAAGGCAACTGAAAAAGCTTTAGGGGAAGCTCAAGAATCTCTACTTACTTTTGAAGGGAAGGAACTAATGTCCCAAAGTGATAAAAAAATTATTGCTAAAGCCTTCAAAAATCGTACCATTCAAGAGTTACAAAAGCTCGGACGTTATATCGTTTCAGAAAATGATAAAATCGTTGCATTACTTGTAGCTGAAAATGAGGATAAACTTCAATTTGTTGCAGCTAGTGGAAAGAATGCTGGAAAAAGTATGAAAGAGTTATCAGCTAATGTTCTTCCATTAATTAATGGTAAAGGCGGAGGAAAGGATTTCTTTGTTCAGGGTGGTGGCGAAAAAATGATTTCTGCCAATGATTTATTAACTCGAATGGAAAATCTATTAAAAGAGGCGAGCAGCTAA
- a CDS encoding CoA transferase, translated as MSILKGLKILDFSSLLPGAYTTMVFADLGADIIHVESKRRVDLMRIMPPYDTDKESYIHQHLNRSKKSISLNLKTAEAVEIVKKLIHEYDIVIEGFRPGVMKRLGLDYEVLKQVNPKLIYCSITGFGQTGPYSNKPGHDINYLSISGVSDYSRLKGQKPVAMGIQIADIAGGSLYAAVGILAAALNREKNGEGKYIDVSMTDSMFTMNALYGTSYLGSGILPKAEEEILNGGTFYDYYRTKDGRFFSVGSLEPQFRKLLCEALEIPELIESTFNDSSYTQKRFKEAVKDAFLSKTYSEWLEIFGEGFEGCVEPVLNFEEASNHQQITAREMIVEVPKGDGTTQKQIGSPFKFNDRKPTYHHVGAKLGEHTEEILKRLGYSVQDIKEFDEKGILE; from the coding sequence TTGTCTATTCTAAAGGGGTTAAAAATTTTAGATTTTTCATCTTTACTGCCAGGTGCTTATACTACGATGGTGTTTGCAGATTTAGGTGCCGATATTATTCACGTGGAATCAAAGCGAAGGGTAGACTTAATGAGAATTATGCCACCGTATGATACGGATAAAGAATCCTACATCCACCAACATTTAAACCGCTCAAAAAAGTCTATTTCACTAAATTTGAAGACAGCGGAAGCGGTTGAAATTGTGAAAAAGCTAATTCATGAATACGATATTGTCATCGAAGGATTTAGGCCAGGCGTCATGAAACGCTTAGGACTCGATTATGAAGTATTAAAACAAGTTAATCCTAAATTAATATACTGTTCAATTACAGGCTTTGGTCAAACAGGCCCATATAGCAATAAGCCTGGGCACGATATAAACTATTTATCTATTTCTGGGGTTTCAGACTATTCAAGATTGAAGGGACAAAAACCAGTTGCAATGGGTATCCAAATTGCAGATATTGCTGGAGGGTCTTTATATGCCGCTGTTGGTATACTTGCAGCAGCGTTAAATCGTGAAAAGAATGGGGAAGGTAAATACATTGACGTATCGATGACAGATTCCATGTTTACGATGAATGCGCTTTACGGCACAAGCTATTTAGGGAGTGGGATATTACCGAAAGCCGAGGAAGAAATATTAAACGGCGGTACATTTTATGATTATTACAGAACTAAGGACGGGCGATTTTTTTCGGTGGGAAGCTTAGAACCGCAGTTTCGTAAACTATTGTGTGAAGCGTTAGAAATACCAGAATTGATTGAAAGCACCTTTAATGATTCTTCCTATACACAAAAACGATTTAAAGAGGCGGTAAAGGACGCATTTTTATCAAAAACCTATTCTGAATGGTTAGAAATCTTTGGGGAAGGTTTTGAAGGTTGTGTTGAGCCAGTCTTAAATTTTGAAGAAGCGAGCAATCATCAGCAGATTACTGCGCGGGAAATGATCGTAGAAGTGCCTAAAGGGGACGGCACTACACAAAAACAAATTGGTTCTCCATTTAAATTTAATGATCGCAAGCCAACCTATCATCACGTAGGTGCAAAACTTGGCGAACATACAGAGGAGATATTAAAAAGACTTGGGTATTCAGTTCAGGATATAAAGGAATTTGATGAAAAGGGAATATTGGAATGA
- a CDS encoding transporter, with the protein MTYLSMIFFQIVAPILILLFIGAILQKKFQFNLKALSHLITYCFMPVAVFINLYETTVNLTVLGQVAVFITIFIGSQMLLSHFIAKMLGLNRTETAVFKNSVVLINSGNYGIPVAQMVFATQPIGVAIQVILVIFQNMITYTYGLYNLISATQSGREIIKDFLKMPIVHALIIGIILNVWDIEIPQTLRIPLDHIAEGFIAVALITLGAQLSQIELRTIMNKTIIVSCFTRLIVGPLVALLIIYLLRLDGVVAQSLLIASAFPTSRNSSSLALEYDVESNTAAQTVLFSTIVSCLTVTVVIYVSTILFG; encoded by the coding sequence ATGACCTATTTGTCGATGATTTTCTTCCAAATTGTTGCACCTATTTTAATTTTACTTTTTATTGGGGCGATACTTCAGAAGAAATTTCAATTTAATTTAAAGGCCTTATCACATTTAATTACATATTGTTTTATGCCCGTTGCGGTCTTTATAAATTTGTATGAAACAACAGTAAATTTAACGGTTTTAGGACAGGTTGCTGTTTTTATCACAATCTTCATTGGAAGCCAAATGCTTCTAAGCCATTTTATCGCAAAGATGCTTGGGTTAAATCGTACTGAAACTGCAGTATTTAAAAATAGTGTTGTATTGATAAACTCAGGAAATTACGGAATTCCAGTAGCTCAAATGGTTTTTGCTACACAACCAATTGGGGTGGCTATTCAAGTAATTCTCGTTATTTTCCAGAATATGATTACTTATACATACGGTCTATATAATTTAATATCCGCTACTCAATCGGGTCGAGAGATTATAAAAGATTTTTTGAAAATGCCTATCGTTCATGCATTAATTATTGGCATTATATTAAATGTATGGGATATTGAGATTCCACAAACGCTACGTATCCCACTTGATCATATTGCCGAAGGTTTTATTGCGGTAGCATTAATCACCCTAGGGGCACAATTATCCCAAATTGAACTCAGAACAATCATGAATAAAACGATAATCGTAAGTTGTTTTACAAGATTAATAGTCGGGCCTCTAGTTGCGTTACTTATTATTTATTTACTAAGGCTTGATGGTGTTGTAGCTCAATCCTTATTGATTGCAAGTGCATTCCCTACTTCTAGAAATAGCTCAAGTTTGGCACTTGAATATGATGTTGAATCAAATACAGCCGCCCAGACGGTTTTATTTTCAACAATTGTAAGCTGTTTAACAGTAACGGTCGTAATATATGTTTCAACCATTTTGTTCGGCTAA
- a CDS encoding catalase, which produces MTKNDQRLTTTTGAPVVSNDDVLTAGRRGPILLQDVFLIEKLANFNREVIPERRMHAKGSGAFGTFTVTHDITKYTKAKIFSEVGKKTEMFARFSTVAGERGAADAERDIRGFALKFYTEEGNWDLVGNNTPVFFFRDPLHFPDLNHVVKRDPKTNMHNANSNWDFWTSLPEALHQVTIVMSDRGIPDGYRHMHGFGSHTYSMINEAGERVYVKFHFRTEQGIKNLTDEEAAKVIGQDRESSQRDLFEAIEKGDFPKWKMYIQVMTEEQARNHKDNPFDLTKVWYKSEYPLIPVGEFELNKNPENYFADVEQAAFAPSNVVPGISFSPDRMLQARLFAYADATRYRLGVNHYQIPVNKPRCPFIAYHRDGQGRVDGNNGSAISYYPNSYGALQAQPQYKDPALALDGPADIFDFREDDNNYFEQPGKLFNLMSAEEQQRLFENTAANLQGVEEFIQRRHILHCYLADPAYGEGVAKALGLTLDGMDLSNPYVNTVAAK; this is translated from the coding sequence ATGACTAAAAACGATCAACGTTTAACTACTACTACTGGTGCTCCAGTTGTAAGTAACGATGACGTATTAACTGCCGGTCGTCGTGGCCCAATTCTTTTACAAGACGTTTTTTTAATCGAAAAATTAGCTAACTTTAACCGTGAAGTAATTCCAGAACGCCGTATGCATGCTAAAGGTTCAGGTGCATTTGGTACTTTCACAGTGACACATGACATTACGAAATATACAAAAGCAAAAATCTTCTCTGAAGTTGGTAAGAAAACAGAAATGTTCGCTCGTTTCTCTACAGTAGCTGGAGAACGTGGTGCAGCTGATGCAGAACGTGATATCCGTGGTTTTGCACTAAAATTCTATACTGAAGAAGGTAACTGGGATTTAGTTGGTAACAACACACCTGTATTCTTCTTCCGTGATCCATTGCACTTCCCAGATTTAAACCACGTTGTTAAACGTGACCCAAAAACAAATATGCACAATGCAAATAGTAACTGGGATTTCTGGACTAGCCTACCAGAAGCATTACACCAAGTAACAATTGTAATGAGTGACCGTGGTATTCCAGATGGCTACCGTCATATGCACGGATTCGGTTCTCACACATACTCAATGATCAACGAAGCTGGTGAGCGCGTATATGTGAAATTCCACTTCCGTACTGAACAAGGCATTAAAAACTTAACTGATGAGGAAGCAGCAAAAGTAATCGGTCAAGACCGTGAATCTTCACAACGTGACCTATTCGAAGCTATTGAAAAAGGCGACTTCCCTAAATGGAAAATGTACATCCAAGTGATGACAGAAGAGCAAGCTCGTAATCACAAAGATAACCCATTCGATTTAACTAAAGTTTGGTACAAATCTGAATACCCATTAATTCCTGTTGGGGAATTCGAGTTAAATAAAAACCCAGAAAACTACTTCGCTGATGTAGAACAAGCTGCATTTGCTCCATCAAATGTAGTACCTGGTATTTCATTCTCACCTGACCGTATGTTACAAGCTCGTCTATTCGCTTATGCTGACGCAACTCGTTACCGTCTAGGTGTGAATCATTACCAAATCCCTGTTAACAAACCACGTTGCCCATTCATCGCTTATCACCGCGATGGTCAAGGACGTGTTGATGGTAACAACGGTAGTGCTATATCTTACTACCCAAATAGCTATGGTGCGCTACAAGCTCAACCACAATATAAAGATCCTGCACTTGCTTTAGATGGTCCAGCTGACATCTTTGACTTCCGCGAAGATGACAACAACTACTTCGAGCAACCAGGTAAATTATTCAACTTAATGTCAGCAGAAGAACAACAACGTTTATTCGAAAACACTGCTGCAAACCTTCAAGGTGTTGAAGAATTCATTCAACGTCGCCACATCTTACACTGCTATTTAGCTGATCCAGCTTACGGTGAAGGTGTAGCAAAAGCTCTTGGCTTAACTTTAGATGGTATGGATTTATCAAATCCATATGTTAACACTGTAGCTGCAAAATAA
- the nos gene encoding nitric oxide synthase oxygenase: MKPLDENSEKKQKEAIEFLTLYKNENALPEHWLSDRLDEISKVGTYTPTTEELTFGARVAWRNSNRCIGRLFWNSLKVFDERHLQTEVEIYEALLRHIKYASNDGKIRPTITIFKENSVRIWNYQLIRYAGYETVEGIIGDRDSINLTKICEQLGWRGEGTPFDILPLVIQIDDRSPTLFEIPKNYVLEVAIRHPQYEKLSELKLKWYGVPIVSNMKLSLGGIEYTGAPFNGWYMGTEIGARNFADVNRYNLLPTVAEIMGLDTNSNITLWKDRALVELNVAVLYSFKEDGVSIVDHHTAAQQFKHFEQQEEVANRKITGNWSWLIPPVSPATTHIFHKPIENLIQKPNYFYQKSPY; the protein is encoded by the coding sequence ATGAAACCGTTAGATGAAAATAGTGAAAAAAAGCAAAAAGAAGCTATCGAATTTTTAACTTTATATAAGAATGAAAACGCTTTACCAGAGCATTGGTTAAGTGATCGATTAGATGAAATTTCAAAAGTCGGTACATATACGCCAACAACCGAAGAGCTAACCTTTGGAGCAAGAGTCGCTTGGAGAAATAGTAATCGTTGTATCGGAAGACTTTTTTGGAACTCGTTGAAAGTGTTTGATGAACGTCATTTACAAACAGAGGTAGAAATATATGAAGCACTTCTTCGTCATATTAAATATGCATCAAATGATGGGAAAATTCGTCCTACAATAACAATCTTTAAAGAAAATTCTGTTAGGATATGGAATTATCAGCTGATCCGATATGCTGGATATGAGACGGTGGAAGGAATAATTGGAGACAGAGATTCCATTAACCTCACAAAAATATGTGAGCAATTAGGTTGGAGAGGTGAGGGGACGCCTTTTGATATATTACCGTTAGTAATTCAGATTGATGACCGTTCTCCTACTTTATTTGAAATTCCTAAAAATTATGTTCTTGAAGTAGCAATCCGACATCCACAATACGAGAAATTATCGGAGTTAAAGCTGAAATGGTATGGGGTTCCTATTGTTTCAAATATGAAGCTGAGTTTAGGTGGAATTGAATATACGGGAGCGCCTTTTAATGGTTGGTATATGGGGACAGAAATTGGGGCTCGAAACTTTGCGGATGTTAACCGTTATAACCTATTGCCAACAGTTGCAGAAATAATGGGACTCGATACGAATTCTAATATTACGCTATGGAAGGACAGAGCTCTTGTTGAATTAAATGTTGCAGTTCTGTATTCATTTAAAGAAGATGGGGTCAGTATAGTAGATCATCACACAGCAGCACAGCAGTTTAAGCATTTTGAACAACAGGAAGAAGTAGCCAATCGGAAAATTACAGGAAATTGGTCGTGGCTGATACCGCCTGTTTCCCCAGCAACTACTCATATTTTCCATAAACCCATTGAAAATCTTATACAAAAGCCAAACTACTTTTATCAAAAAAGTCCTTATTAA
- a CDS encoding restriction endonuclease, whose protein sequence is MQKRKEKKKKRIRLFPIMIILIGSVGWYYTKTIEGTIITIIGFSFLLLVFKLWRGTSNNRRLKRAGIREIDEMSGEEFEQFLGFLFEKRGFKVSYTKASGDYGADLILTDRDEVIAVQAKRYSGTVGVKAVQEISGALKMYEATQGWVVTNSYFTKQAEKLAESNEVYLIDRDELIDMILKKR, encoded by the coding sequence TTGCAGAAAAGGAAAGAAAAAAAGAAAAAACGCATCCGTCTCTTTCCAATAATGATCATTTTAATAGGTTCAGTAGGGTGGTACTATACAAAAACCATTGAAGGTACCATTATTACTATCATTGGATTTTCCTTTTTACTTTTAGTCTTTAAACTTTGGCGAGGTACAAGTAATAATAGAAGGTTAAAAAGAGCCGGAATTAGAGAAATTGACGAGATGTCTGGGGAAGAATTTGAACAATTTTTAGGTTTTCTTTTTGAAAAAAGAGGTTTCAAAGTTTCCTATACAAAAGCGTCTGGCGACTACGGAGCAGATTTAATTTTGACGGATCGAGATGAGGTCATTGCAGTCCAAGCAAAGCGATATTCCGGAACCGTTGGTGTAAAAGCGGTACAAGAAATCAGTGGTGCTTTGAAAATGTACGAGGCAACGCAAGGCTGGGTCGTGACAAATAGCTATTTTACTAAGCAGGCCGAAAAGCTTGCTGAGTCAAATGAAGTCTACTTAATCGACAGGGATGAACTTATCGATATGATTTTGAAGAAACGGTAA
- a CDS encoding ABC transporter permease gives MTTNQMTKPSKKIHITSTTILFVVAICVFATTLRTPITGVGPIISYIREGLQISNVLAGFLTTLPLISFAVISPFAPRVAKRFGMELTLFLSLIAITIGIIIRSLGNTPTLIVGTILIGIAISFGNVLMQSFFKLKFPYHVGILTGLYTVSMNISAGLSLGISQPIAEKTSFGWQGALGFSILLTIIAIIVWIPLIRGEKIDLSSLNNNNSVNKEDKKMWKSPLAWAIAISMGMQSLLFYCSTTWLPEILISQGLSAENAGWMTSIMQYAQIPMTFLVPIIAEKFSSQRPIVFVFTFFYLISFIGIYNEWTDYVLIWMVCLGLAGGASFGAILMFFTLRTKTAYEAAQISGFAQSVGYLLASAGPVLFGYLHDASGSWSQSNLLFIIVTIILFTTAFISAKNRHV, from the coding sequence ATGACCACGAATCAGATGACAAAACCGAGTAAAAAAATTCATATAACCTCGACCACCATTCTATTTGTTGTTGCGATATGTGTTTTTGCAACAACATTAAGAACTCCCATCACTGGGGTAGGTCCGATTATTTCTTATATTCGTGAAGGATTACAGATTTCTAATGTATTAGCAGGCTTTTTAACAACTTTACCTTTAATATCATTTGCAGTCATTTCTCCTTTTGCTCCACGAGTTGCTAAAAGATTTGGGATGGAATTGACTTTATTTTTATCTTTAATAGCCATTACTATTGGGATTATAATCCGTTCCCTTGGAAATACACCTACACTTATTGTCGGAACTATTTTGATCGGCATTGCGATATCCTTTGGGAATGTATTAATGCAAAGCTTTTTCAAGTTGAAATTTCCGTATCATGTCGGCATATTGACAGGACTTTATACTGTTTCGATGAATATTTCTGCAGGTTTATCGCTAGGAATAAGTCAACCGATTGCAGAAAAGACCTCTTTTGGATGGCAAGGTGCACTCGGCTTTTCAATACTTTTAACAATCATTGCGATTATTGTTTGGATCCCGTTAATACGTGGAGAGAAAATTGATTTAAGCTCTTTAAATAACAATAATAGTGTTAATAAAGAAGATAAAAAAATGTGGAAATCACCTTTAGCTTGGGCAATTGCTATCTCTATGGGGATGCAGTCACTATTATTCTACTGTTCTACTACTTGGTTACCAGAGATTCTCATTTCACAAGGACTCTCTGCAGAAAATGCAGGTTGGATGACATCCATTATGCAATATGCTCAAATTCCAATGACTTTTTTAGTACCTATTATTGCTGAAAAATTCTCTTCTCAACGACCAATCGTATTCGTCTTTACCTTTTTCTATTTAATTTCTTTTATAGGAATTTACAATGAGTGGACAGATTACGTTCTTATTTGGATGGTTTGTCTTGGTCTTGCAGGGGGTGCGTCCTTTGGAGCAATACTTATGTTCTTCACGTTACGCACTAAAACGGCATATGAAGCTGCTCAAATATCTGGTTTCGCTCAATCAGTAGGGTACTTACTCGCTTCTGCTGGACCCGTTCTTTTCGGCTATTTACATGATGCTTCTGGAAGCTGGTCTCAATCGAATCTATTGTTTATTATCGTTACAATTATTCTTTTTACTACAGCATTCATAAGTGCAAAAAATCGACATGTATAA
- the xpt gene encoding xanthine phosphoribosyltransferase yields MKLLKEKIVNEGKVLSDTVLKVDSFLNHQIDPLLMKEIGEEFANRFSDQVITKILTIESSGIVPATMLGLTIGAPVVFARKRKSLTLSENLLTSKVHSFTKNETNEISVSKDYLLPDDNVLIIDDFLANGEAVKGLLDIVKQSGATLVGVGIVIEKGFQQGGQTLRKEGVRIESLANIKSLSNGNVEFFD; encoded by the coding sequence TTGAAATTATTGAAAGAAAAAATAGTAAACGAAGGAAAGGTATTATCAGATACCGTTCTGAAAGTAGATTCATTTTTAAATCACCAAATTGATCCTCTTCTAATGAAAGAAATCGGAGAAGAATTTGCAAATCGCTTTTCGGATCAAGTCATTACAAAAATTTTAACGATTGAATCCTCTGGTATTGTTCCAGCAACAATGTTAGGCCTTACTATTGGTGCGCCGGTAGTTTTTGCTCGTAAAAGAAAGTCGTTAACATTATCAGAAAACCTACTTACTTCAAAAGTCCATTCGTTTACGAAAAATGAAACAAACGAAATCTCTGTATCAAAAGATTACCTATTACCTGACGACAATGTGCTAATCATTGACGACTTCCTAGCCAATGGAGAAGCAGTTAAAGGATTGTTAGATATCGTAAAACAATCTGGTGCAACATTAGTGGGTGTTGGAATTGTTATTGAAAAGGGATTCCAGCAAGGTGGACAAACATTACGTAAAGAGGGAGTACGTATTGAATCTTTAGCAAATATAAAATCACTTTCAAATGGCAACGTTGAGTTTTTTGATTAA